The following are from one region of the Corynebacterium hindlerae genome:
- the aceE gene encoding pyruvate dehydrogenase (acetyl-transferring), homodimeric type, with translation MADAAEQKFGGHSPDDSNIALIRDGVASYLNDSDPEETQEWMDSLDGLLDESSPERARYLMLRLLERATAKRVELPPLTSTDYVNTIPTTQEPEFPGDEAIEKRYRRWMRWNAAIMVHRAQRPGIGVGGHISTYAGAAPLYEVGFNHFFRGKDHPGGGDQIFFQGHASPGMYARAFLEGRLTEDDLDGFRQEVSRPQGGLPSYPHPHGMPDFWEFPTVSMGLGPMDAIYQARFNKYLHNRGIKDTSQQHVWAFLGDGEMDEPESRGLIQMAALNGLDNLTFVVNCNLQRLDGPVRGNTQIIQELESFFRGAGWEVIKVVWGREWDALLEKDKDGALVDIMNNTPDGDYQTFKANDGAYVREHFFGRDPRTLKLVEDMTDEEIWALPRGGHDYRKIYAAYKRAMEETGRPTVILAHTIKGYGLGHNFEGRNATHQMKKLTLDDLKLFRDKQGIPISDEELEKDPYLPPYFHPGKDAPEIKYMLERRKELGGFLPERRDKYEPIAVPDIDALKSMRKGSGKQQVATTMAVVRTFKELMRDKSLAERLVPIIPDEARTFGMDSWFPTLKIYNPHGQNYTPVDHDLMLSYREATDGHILHEGINEAGSTASFIAAGTSYATHGHAMIPLYIFYSMFGFQRTGDSIWAAADQMARGFLLGATAGRTTLTGEGLQHMDGHSPVLASTNPAVVSYDPAFAYEIAHIVREGIDRMYGPGRGENVIYYLTIYNEPVSQPAEPENLDVEGLHKGIYQYAVGEGTGHEANILASGIGMQQALRAAEMLRESYGVQANIFSVTSWNELAREGAARDLEQLRNPAAELEEPFVTKQLSKVSGPFVAVSDFATAVPEQIRKWVPGDYTVLGADGFGFSDTRAAARRFFNIDAESIVVAVLAGLAREGKIDMSVAAQAAEKFQLTDPTAV, from the coding sequence ATGGCTGATGCAGCTGAACAAAAATTCGGTGGCCACTCACCAGATGATTCCAACATCGCGCTGATCCGCGACGGTGTTGCTTCCTACCTCAACGACAGCGATCCAGAGGAAACCCAAGAATGGATGGATTCCCTGGACGGACTGCTCGATGAGTCCAGCCCAGAACGTGCACGCTACCTGATGCTGCGCCTGCTGGAACGAGCCACCGCAAAGCGCGTTGAGCTGCCTCCTCTGACATCCACGGACTATGTCAACACCATTCCAACGACACAGGAGCCTGAGTTCCCTGGCGATGAGGCGATTGAGAAACGCTACCGCCGCTGGATGCGTTGGAACGCGGCGATCATGGTGCACCGCGCACAGCGCCCAGGTATTGGCGTCGGTGGCCACATCTCCACCTACGCAGGTGCTGCCCCACTGTACGAGGTCGGTTTTAACCACTTCTTCCGCGGTAAGGACCACCCAGGTGGTGGCGACCAGATCTTCTTCCAGGGCCACGCCTCCCCTGGCATGTACGCCCGTGCGTTCCTAGAGGGTCGCCTGACTGAGGATGATTTGGATGGTTTCCGTCAGGAAGTATCGCGCCCACAAGGTGGCCTGCCTTCCTACCCCCACCCACACGGCATGCCAGATTTCTGGGAGTTCCCAACCGTGTCCATGGGCCTTGGCCCAATGGACGCGATCTACCAGGCACGCTTCAACAAGTACCTGCACAACCGTGGCATCAAGGACACCTCCCAGCAGCATGTGTGGGCCTTCCTTGGCGACGGCGAAATGGACGAGCCGGAGTCCCGTGGCCTGATCCAGATGGCTGCTCTCAACGGCCTCGATAACCTCACCTTCGTGGTCAACTGCAACCTGCAGCGTCTCGACGGCCCGGTCCGCGGTAACACCCAGATCATTCAGGAACTCGAGTCCTTCTTCCGCGGCGCCGGCTGGGAAGTCATCAAGGTGGTATGGGGTCGCGAGTGGGATGCCCTCCTGGAAAAGGACAAGGATGGCGCGCTCGTTGACATCATGAATAACACGCCAGACGGCGACTACCAGACCTTCAAGGCTAACGACGGCGCGTACGTCCGCGAGCACTTCTTCGGCCGTGATCCACGCACCCTGAAGCTGGTCGAGGACATGACCGACGAGGAGATCTGGGCACTTCCACGTGGTGGTCACGACTACCGCAAGATCTACGCAGCCTACAAGCGTGCGATGGAAGAGACGGGTCGCCCAACGGTCATCCTGGCACACACGATTAAGGGCTACGGCCTCGGCCACAACTTCGAGGGTCGCAACGCCACCCACCAGATGAAGAAGCTGACTCTGGATGATCTGAAGTTGTTCCGCGACAAGCAGGGCATCCCAATTTCCGATGAGGAATTGGAGAAGGACCCATACCTGCCGCCATACTTCCACCCAGGTAAGGATGCTCCTGAAATTAAGTACATGCTGGAGCGTCGTAAAGAGCTCGGCGGCTTCCTCCCAGAGCGTCGCGACAAGTACGAGCCGATCGCTGTCCCTGACATCGATGCGTTGAAGTCCATGCGTAAGGGCTCCGGCAAGCAGCAGGTAGCCACCACCATGGCGGTGGTACGTACCTTCAAGGAACTCATGCGTGACAAGAGCCTCGCCGAGCGCCTGGTGCCGATCATCCCAGATGAGGCACGTACCTTCGGTATGGACTCCTGGTTCCCAACCTTGAAGATCTACAACCCGCACGGCCAGAACTACACCCCGGTGGACCACGACCTGATGCTGTCCTACCGCGAGGCCACCGACGGCCACATCCTGCACGAGGGCATCAACGAGGCTGGTTCCACGGCGTCCTTCATCGCGGCAGGTACCTCCTACGCAACGCACGGTCACGCCATGATCCCGCTCTACATCTTCTACTCGATGTTCGGTTTCCAGCGCACCGGCGACTCCATCTGGGCTGCTGCTGACCAAATGGCCCGCGGCTTCCTGCTCGGCGCCACTGCTGGTCGCACCACCCTGACCGGTGAAGGCCTGCAGCACATGGACGGTCACTCCCCTGTGCTCGCTTCCACCAACCCCGCGGTGGTCAGCTACGACCCTGCCTTCGCATACGAAATTGCGCACATCGTGCGTGAAGGCATTGACCGCATGTACGGCCCAGGCCGCGGTGAGAACGTCATCTACTACCTGACGATCTACAACGAGCCTGTGTCCCAGCCGGCGGAGCCAGAGAACCTGGATGTGGAGGGCCTGCACAAGGGTATCTACCAGTACGCCGTGGGCGAAGGCACCGGCCATGAGGCCAACATCCTCGCCTCCGGTATTGGTATGCAGCAAGCCCTCCGCGCCGCTGAAATGCTGCGCGAGAGCTACGGTGTACAGGCCAATATCTTCTCTGTCACTTCCTGGAACGAGCTGGCACGTGAGGGCGCAGCCCGTGATCTGGAGCAGCTGCGCAACCCGGCAGCTGAGCTGGAGGAGCCGTTCGTCACCAAGCAGCTGTCGAAGGTGTCCGGCCCATTTGTCGCGGTCTCTGACTTTGCGACGGCCGTCCCAGAGCAGATCCGCAAGTGGGTTCCGGGCGACTACACCGTCCTCGGCGCCGATGGGTTCGGTTTCTCCGACACCCGCGCTGCGGCCCGCCGCTTCTTCAACATCGACGCGGAATCCATCGTCGTTGCGGTTCTGGCTGGCCTGGCCCGCGAGGGGAAGATCGATATGTCCGTGGCAGCGCAGGCTGCGGAGAAGTTCCAACTGACCGACCCAACAGCCGTCTAG
- a CDS encoding DUF3052 domain-containing protein, with product MVDVPGATKAGAQDYAQLLGIEAGQIVQEVGWDEDCDSTISEAVEDRIGEELLDEDTDEICDVVLLWWREEDGDLVDGLVDSIRPLSENGRIWLLTPGAGKPGHLVAGEIAESAKLAGLVQTRATRVGQWQGSCLVQPGKK from the coding sequence GTGGTCGACGTTCCGGGCGCGACTAAAGCAGGCGCCCAGGATTACGCCCAACTCCTGGGCATTGAAGCAGGGCAGATCGTTCAAGAAGTAGGTTGGGACGAAGACTGCGACAGCACCATCAGTGAAGCAGTGGAAGACCGTATCGGCGAAGAACTGCTCGATGAAGACACCGATGAAATCTGCGACGTCGTACTGCTGTGGTGGCGCGAAGAAGATGGCGATCTTGTCGACGGCCTTGTCGACTCCATCCGTCCGCTTTCCGAAAACGGTCGGATCTGGCTCCTCACCCCAGGCGCCGGTAAGCCAGGGCACCTCGTAGCCGGTGAAATTGCCGAGTCTGCGAAGCTCGCAGGCCTCGTCCAAACCAGGGCGACCCGGGTCGGCCAATGGCAAGGCTCCTGCCTGGTGCAGCCTGGCAAGAAATAA
- the cbiB gene encoding adenosylcobinamide-phosphate synthase CbiB codes for MHAIAIIGGLTLDRIFGDPQRYHPVAYFGTAVTKAEKILYRDAKAAGAALVAVTTLPVVMATHAVYRKAPTVTTALALWAALGGRTLEETGRKLAQDLDNNDLDSARAWIPWLCSRDPHLLDKAGMARAAVESIAENTSDAAIAPIVWAAIAGAPGVVLHRCVNTLDAMVGYKSEKYRNFGWAAAKLDDVLAYLPARLTAVTHVVLAKDKQAAIAAWKNDAPQHPSPNAGPVEATAAVALGVQLGGETHYSYGVEMRPTLGTGPRPTAQTIFEAVQLAQRTQLIMGAVAVGLRSLIFRGGNKI; via the coding sequence GTGCACGCAATAGCAATTATTGGCGGATTGACGCTGGACCGAATTTTTGGAGACCCGCAGCGTTATCACCCGGTCGCCTACTTCGGCACCGCGGTGACCAAAGCGGAGAAGATTTTGTACCGAGACGCCAAAGCTGCGGGAGCTGCGCTGGTCGCGGTGACGACACTGCCCGTCGTCATGGCAACGCATGCGGTTTATCGAAAAGCTCCCACGGTCACGACAGCACTTGCACTGTGGGCTGCGTTGGGAGGGCGCACCCTTGAGGAAACTGGCCGCAAATTGGCGCAGGATCTGGACAACAACGATCTTGACTCAGCTCGCGCTTGGATCCCGTGGCTGTGCTCTCGCGACCCACATTTGCTCGATAAAGCGGGCATGGCCCGCGCCGCTGTGGAGTCCATCGCCGAGAACACGTCGGATGCAGCGATCGCTCCGATCGTGTGGGCAGCCATCGCCGGGGCGCCGGGCGTCGTGCTGCACCGGTGTGTGAACACGCTGGATGCGATGGTCGGGTATAAAAGCGAGAAGTACCGGAATTTTGGTTGGGCAGCAGCCAAGCTTGACGACGTCCTTGCCTACCTTCCTGCTCGTCTCACCGCAGTAACGCATGTTGTGTTAGCAAAGGACAAACAGGCTGCGATCGCCGCCTGGAAGAACGACGCCCCGCAGCACCCCAGCCCCAATGCCGGCCCTGTGGAAGCGACAGCAGCCGTGGCGCTCGGAGTTCAACTTGGGGGAGAGACTCACTACTCATACGGGGTAGAAATGCGACCAACCTTGGGAACCGGTCCTCGCCCAACAGCACAAACGATTTTTGAGGCCGTACAGCTGGCACAGCGAACTCAGCTGATTATGGGGGCAGTAGCCGTCGGACTGCGGAGCCTCATTTTTCGGGGTGGTAACAAAATTTAG